GGGAGCTGTAAGTAAGCTTTGATCCAGAGATTTCCGAATGGGGAAACCCACTGTTCGTAATGGAACAGTACATATACGTGAATACATAGCGTATATGAGGCACACCCGGAGAACTGAAACATCTAAGTACCCGGAGGAAGAGAAAGAAAATCGATTCCCTGAGTAGCGGCGAGCGAAACGGGAACAGCCCAAACCAGGAAGCTTGCTTCCTGGGGTTGTAGGACACTCTATACGGAGTTACAAAGGAATGCATTAGATGAAGCGACCTGGAAAGGTCTGCCATAGTGGGTAATAGCCCCGTAATCAAAAGTGTATTCTCTCCAGAGTGGATCCTGAGTACGACGGAACACGTGAAATTCCGTTGGAATCCGGGAGGACCATCTCCCAAGGCTAAATACTTCCTAGTGACCGATAGTGAACCAGTACCGTGAGGGAAAGGTGAAAAGCACCCCGGAAGGGGAGTGAAATAGATCCTGAAACCGTGTGCCTACAAGTAGTCAGAGCTCGATGCTGTTTCTTCGGAAACAAGCTGAGTGATGGCGTGCCTTTTGTAGAATGAACCGGCGAGTTACTGATTACATGCAAGGTTAAGCAGAGAATGCGGAGCCGCAGCGAAAGCGAGTCTGAATAGGGCGTTTTAGTATGTAGTCGTAGACCCGAAACCAGGTGATCTACCCATGTCCAGGGTGAAGGTAAGGTAACACTTACTGGAGGCCCGAACCCACGTATGTTGAAAAATGCGGGGATGAGGTGTGGGTAGCGGTGAAATTCCAATCGAACCTGGAGATAGCTGGTTCTCTCCGAAATAGCTTTAGGGCTAGCCTCAAACGTTAGAATCTCGGAGGTAGAGCACTGTTTGGACTAGGGGCCCATCCCGGGTTACCGAATTCAGACAAACTCCGAATGCCGATGATTTTTGTTTGGGAGTCAGACTGCGGGTGATAAGATTCGTAGTCGAGAGGGAAACAACCCAGACCACCAGTTAAGGTCCCCAAGTATTCGTTAAGTGGAAAAGGATGTGGCGTTGCCCAGACAACCAGGATGTTGGCTTAGAAGCAGCCACCATTTAAAGAGTGCGTAATAGCTCACTGGTCGAGTGGCGCTGCGCCGAAAATGTACCGGGGCTAAACGAATCACCGAAACTGTGGATTGACACCTTTGGTGTCAGTGGTAGGAGAGCGTTCTAGGGGCGTCGAAGCTAGACTGTAAGGACTAGTGGAGCGCCTAGAAGTGAGAATGCCGGTATGAGTAGCGAAAGAAGGGTGAGAATCCCTTCCACCGAATGCCTAAGGTTTCCTGAGGAAGGCTCGTCCGCTCAGGGTTAGTCGGGACCTAAGTCGAGGCCGAAAGGCGTAGACGATGGACAACAGGTTGATATTCCTGTACCACCTCCCCGCCGTTTGAGTAATGGGGGGACGCAGTAGGATAGGGTGAGCGCACGGTTGGTAATGTGCGTCTAAGCAGTAAGGTGTGAAACGAGGCAAATCCCGTTTCTATAACATTGAGCTGTGATAGCAAGGGGAATTTTCCCCGGAGTCCCTGATTTCACGCTGCCAAGAAAAGCCTCTAACGAGGCGGGAGGTGCCCGTACCGCAAACCGACACAGGTAGGCGAGGAGAGAATCCTAAGGTGATCGAGAGAACTCTCGTTAAGGAACTCGGCAAAATGACCCCGTAACTTCGGGAGAAGGGGTGCTCTGATAGGGTGTTAAAGCCCGAGAGAGCCGCAGTGAATAGGCCCAGGCGACTGTTTAGCAAAAACACAGGTCTCTGCAAAACCGTAAGGTGACGTATAGGGGCTGACGCCTGCCCGGTGCTGGAAGGTTAAGGGGAGAGGTTAGCGCAAGCGAAGCTTTGAACCGAAGCCCCAGTAAACGGCGGCCGTAACTATAACGGTCCTAAGGTAGCGAAATTCCTTGTCGGGTAAGTTCCGACCCGCACGAAAGGCGTAACGATCTGGGCACTGTCTCAACGAGAGACTCGGTGAAATTATAGTACCTGTGAAGATGCAGGTTACCCGCGACAGGACGGAAAGACCCCGTGGAGCTTTACTGCAACCTGATATTGAATTCTGATGCAGTCTGTACAGGATAGGTAGGAGCCTTTGAAACCGGAGCGCCAGCTTCGGTGGAGGCATCGGTGGGATACTACCCTGACTGTATTGGAATTCTAACCCATGCCCCTTAGCGGGGTAGGAGACAGTGTCAGGCGGGCAGTTTGACTGGGGCGGTCGCCTCCTAAAGAGTAACGGAGGCGCCCAAAGGTTCCCTCAGAATGGTTGGACATCATTCGTAGAGTGCAAAGGCATAAGGGAGCTTGACTGCGAGACCTACAAGTCGAGCAGGGTCGAAAGACGGGCTTAGTGATCCGGTGGTTCCGCATGGAAGGGCCATCGCTCAACGGATAAAAGCTACCCCGGGGATAACAGGCTTATCTCTCCCAAGAGTTCACATCGACGGGGAGGTTTGGCACCTCGATGTCGGCTCATCGCATCCTGGGGCTGTAGTCGGTCCCAAGGGTTGGGCTGTTCGCCCATTAAAGCGGTACGCGAGCTGGGTTCAGAACGTCGTGAGACAGTTCGGTCCCTATCCGTCGCGGGCGCAGGAAATTTGAGAGGAGCTGTCCTTAGTACGAGAGGACCGGGATGGACATACCGCTGGTGTACCAGTTGTCTTGCCAAAGGCATAGCTGGGTAGCTACGTATGGACGGGATAAATGCTGAAAGCATCTAAGCATGAAGCCCCCCTCAAGATGAGATTTCCCATTACGCAAGTAAGTAAAATCCCTCAAAGATGATGAGGTTGATAGGTCCGAGGTGGAAGCATGGCGACATGTGCAGCTGACGGATACTAATCGATTGAGGACTTATCCTTAAATACATTGCAGTTTGTTGTATTCAATGTTTTGTTTATCCAGTTTTGAGTGAACAAGCTCAATAAAAAATAGTGCTTGCATTATTTTAAAATGCTGTTATAATGAATAGTGTCCTTAACTAATGGACAACCAAGTCTGGTGGCGATAGCGAAGAGGTCACACCCGTTCCCATACCGAACACGGAAGTTAAGCTCTTCAGCGCCGATGGTAGTTGGGGTTAGCCCCTGCAAGAGTAGGACGTTGCCAGTCTTGTGAAATTCACTTCATAAACATAAATATGAACTTTAATATGGAGGATTAGCTCAGCTGGGAGAGCACCTGCCTTACAAGCAGGGGGTCGGCGGTTCGATCCCGTCATCCTCCACCATTTTATGAATGCCGGAGTAGCTCAACTGGTAGAGCAACTGACTTGTAATCAGTAGGTTGAGGGTTCAAGTCCTTTCTCCGGCACCATCTTTCGAGCCATTAGCTCAGTCGGTAGAGCATCTGACTTTTAATCAGAGGGTCACAGGTTCGAATCCTGTATGGCTCACCATTTTATGACCTTATTTCATGAATATTTGCGGGTGTGGTGGAACTGGCAGACACGCTAGACTTAGGATCTAGTGCCTTCGGGCGTGGGGGTTCGACTCCCTTCACCCGCACTTTATATGCGGAAGTAGTTCAGTGGTAGAATATCACCTTGCCAAGGTGGAGGTCGCGGGTTCGAATCCCGTCTTCCGCTCCATTGATTAAGCCGGGGTGGCGGAACTGGCAGACGCACAGGACTTAAAATCCTGCGGTAGGTTTCTACCGTACCGGTTCGATTCCGGTCCTCGGCACCAATTAGATAATAATGTTTTAAGTGCGCCCGTAGCTCAATTGGATAGAGCGTCTGACTACGGATCAGAAGGTTATGGGTTCGACTCCTGTCGGGCGCGCCAACTTATAATAACTATTAAACTCGGGAAGTAGCTCAGCTTGGTAGAGCACTTGGTTTGGGACCAAGGGGTCGCAGGTTCGAATCCTGTCTTCCCGACCATTTTCTGGGGCCTTAGCTCAGCTGGGAGAGCGCCTGCCTTGCACGCAGGAGGTCAGCGGTTCGATCCCGCTAGGCTCCACCATATGAACCTTGAAAACTGAACAGCAAAACGTCAAGATATAACAACTATAAATCAACTTGTTGGTTTGTAGGAAAAGAATCTTCGGATTCAAAATTGGACATCTTAATGATGCCAGCAAAGAAATCGAGCTAATCGAATTTCTCTATTATGGAGAGTTTGATCCTGGCTCAGGACGAACGCTGGCGGCGTGCCTAATACATGCAAGTCGAGCGAACAAGGAAGAAACTTGTTTCTTCCTTTGTTAGCGGCGGATGGGTGAGTAACACGTGGGCAACCTGCCCTGCAGTTGGGGATAACTCCGGGAAACCGGGGCTAATACCGAATAATCAGTTCCTTCGCATGAAGGAACTCTGAAAGACGGCTATGCTGTCACTGCAGGATGGGCCCGCGGCGCATTAGCTAGTTGGTGAGGTAACGGCTTACCAAGGCGACGATGCGTAGCCGACCTGAGAGGGTGATCGGCCACACTGGGACTGAGACACGGCCCAGACTCCTACGGGAGGCAGCAGTAGGGAATCTTCCACAATGGACGAAAGTCTGATGGAGCAACGCCGCGTGAGCGAAGAAGGTTTTCGGATCGTAAAGCTCTGTTGTGAGGGAAGAACAAGTACAGGAGTAACTGCCTGTACCTTGACGGTACCTCATTAGAAAGCCACGGCTAACTACGTGCCAGCAGCCGCGGTAATACGTAGGTGGCAAGCGTTGTCCGGAATTATTGGGCGTAAAGCGCGCGCAGGCGGCCTTTTAAGTCTGATGTGAAAGCCCACGGCTTAACCGTGGAAGGTCATTGGAAACTGGAAGGCTTGAGTACAGAAGAGGAAAGCGGAATTCCACGTGTAGCGGTGAAATGCGTAGAGATGTGGAGGAACACCAGTGGCGAAGGCGGCTTTCTGGTCTGTAACTGACGCTGAGGCGCGAAAGCATGGGGAGCAAACAGGATTAGATACCCTGGTAGTCCATGCCGTAAACGATGAGTGCTAAGTGTTAGGGGGTTTCCGCCCCTTAGTGCTGGAGCAAACGCATTAAGCACTCCGCCTGGGGAGTACGGCCGCAAGGCTGAAACTCAAAGGAATTGACGGGGACCCGCACAAGCGGTGGAGCATGTGGTTTAATTCGAAGCTACGCGAAGAACCTTACCAGGTCTTGACATCCCGCTGACCGGTATAGAGATATACCTTTCCCTTCGGGGACAGCGGTGACAGGTGGTGCATGGTTGTCGTCAGCTCGTGTCGTGAGATGTTGGGTTAAGTCCCGTAACGAGCGCAACCCTTGACCTTAGTTGCCAGCATTCAGTTGGGCACTCTAAGGTGACTGCCGGTGACAAACCGGAGGAAGGTGGGGATGACGTCAAATCATCATGCCCCTTATGACCTGGGCTACACACGTGCTACAATGGACGGTACAGAGGGTTGCCAACCCGCGAGGGGGAGCTAATCCCATAAAACCGTTCCCAGTTCGGATTGCAGGCTGCAACTCGCCTGCATGAAGCAGGAATCGCTAGTAATCGTGGATCAGCATGCCACGGTGAATACGTTCCCGGGTCTTGTACACACCGCCCGTCACACCACGAGAGTTTGTAACACCCGAAGTCGGTGGGGTAACCCTTTTGGGAGCCAGCCGCCGAAGGTGGGACAGATGATTGGGGTGAAGTCGTAACAAGGTAGCCGTATCGGAAGGTGCGGCTGGATCACCTCCTTTCTAAGGATATTTAACGGAATGAAGAGAAAGTTCTCTTCAACTTGACGTTTTGCGTTCAGTTTTGAAGGTTTATAAGGATAGCTAATTCAATTAGTAACTTCATAACTTTCCCGAAAGGGGCCTATAGCTCAGCTGGTTAGAGCGCACGCCTGATAAGCGTGAGGTCGGTGGTTCGAGTCCACTTAGGCCCACCATTTTAAAACACTTTCGGGGGCCTTAGCTCAGCTGGGAGAGCGCCTGCCTTGCACGCAGGAGGTCAGCGGTTCGATCCCGCTAGGCTCCACCAAACACTCTAATAAAGAGTTTTTTTGTTCTTTGAAAACTGGATAAAACGACATTGAAATAAACACAAATGTAGTAATGTATAAATCAATTGTTGTATATCGCTATACAACGTTGGTTTTAAGGTTAAGTTAGAAAGGGCGCACGGCGGATGCCTTGGCACTAGGAGCCTATGAAGGACGGCACTAACACCGATATGCTCTGGGGAGCTGTAAGTAAGCTTTGATCCAGAGATTTCCGAATGGGGAAACCCACTGTTCGTAATGGAACAGTACATATACGTGAATACATAGCGTATATGAGGCACACCCGGAGAACTGAAACATCTAAGTACCCGGAGGAAGAGAAAGAAAATCGATTCCCTGAGTAGCGGCGAGCGAAACGGGAACAGCCCAAACCAGGAAGCTTGCTTCCTGGGGTTGTAGGACACTCTATACGGAGTTACAAAGGAATGCATTAGATGAAGCGACCTGGAAAGGTCTGCCATAGTGGGTAATAGCCCCGTAATCAAAAGTGTATTCTCTCCAGAGTGGATCCTGAGTACGACGGAACACGTGAAATTCCGTTGGAATCCGGGAGGACCATCTCCCAAGGCTAAATACTTCCTAGTGACCGATAGTGAACCAGTACCGTGAGGGAAAGGTGAAAAGCACCCCGGAAGGGGAGTGAAATAGATCCTGAAACCGTGTGCCTACAAGTAGTCAGAGCTCGATGCTGTTTCTTCGGAAACAAGCTGAGTGATGGCGTGCCTTTTGTAGAATGAACCGGCGAGTTACTGATTACATGCAAGGTTAAGCAGAGAATGCGGAGCCGCAGCGAAAGCGAGTCTGAATAGGGCGTTTTAGTATGTAGTCGTAGACCCGAAACCAGGTGATCTACCCATGTCCAGGGTGAAGGTAAGGTAACACTTACTGGAGGCCCGAACCCACGTATGTTGAAAAATGCGGGGATGAGGTGTGGGTAGCGGTGAAATTCCAATCGAACCTGGAGATAGCTGGTTCTCTCCGAAATAGCTTTAGGGCTAGCCTCAAACGTTAGAATCTCGGAGGTAGAGCACTGTTTGGACTAGGGGCCCATCCCGGGTTACCGAATTCAGACAAACTCCGAATGCCGATGATTTTTGTTTGGGAGTCAGACTGCGGGTGATAAGATTCGTAGTCGAGAGGGAAACAACCCAGACCACCAGTTAAGGTCCCCAAGTATTCGTTAAGTGGAAAAGGATGTGGCGTTGCCCAGACAACCAGGATGTTGGCTTAGAAGCAGCCACCATTTAAAGAGTGCGTAATAGCTCACTGGTCGAGTGGCGCTGCGCCGAAAATGTACCGGGGCTAAACGAATCACCGAAACTGTGGATTGACACCTTTGGTGTCAGTGGTAGGAGAGCGTTCTAGGGGCGTCGAAGCTAGACTGTAAGGACTAGTGGAGCGCCTAGAAGTGAGAATGCCGGTATGAGTAGCGAAAGAAGGGTGAGAATCCCTTCCACCGAATGCCTAAGGTTTCCTGAGGAAGGCTCGTCCGCTCAGGGTTAGTCGGGACCTAAGTCGAGGCCGAAAGGCGTAGACGATGGACAACAGGTTGATATTCCTGTACCACCTCCCCGCCGTTTGAGTAATGGGGGGACGCAGTAGGATAGGGTGAGCGCACGGTTGGTAATGTGCGTCTAAGCAGTAAGGTGTGAAACGAGGCAAATCCCGTTTCTATAACATTGAGCTGTGATAGCAAGGGGAATTTTCCCCGGAGTCCCTGATTTCACGCTGCCAAGAAAAGCCTCTAACGAGGCGGGAGGTGCCCGTACCGCAAACCGACACAGGTAGGCGAGGAGAGAATCCTAAGGTGATCGAGAGAACTCTCGTTAAGGAACTCGGCAAAATGACCCCGTAACTTCGGGAGAAGGGGTGCTCTGATAGGGTGTTAAAGCCCGAGAGAGCCGCAGTGAATAGGCCCAGGCGACTGTTTAGCAAAAACACAGGTCTCTGCAAAACCGTAAGGTGACGTATAGGGGCTGACGCCTGCCCGGTGCTGGAAGGTTAAGGGGAGAGGTTAGCGCAAGCGAAGCTTTGAACCGAAGCCCCAGTAAACGGCGGCCGTAACTATAACGGTCCTAAGGTAGCGAAATTCCTTGTCGGGTAAGCTCCGACCCGCACGAAAGGCGTAACGATCTGGGCACTGTCTCAACGAGAGACTCGGTGAAATTATAGTACCTGTGAAGATGCAGGTTACCCGCGACAGGACGGAAAGACCCCGTGGAGCTTTACTGCAACCTGATATTGAATTCTGATGCAGTCTGTACAGGATAGGTAGGAGCCTTTGAAACCGGAGCGCCAGCTTCGGTGGAGGCATCGGTGGGATACTACCCTGACTGTATTGGAATTCTAACCCATGCCCCTTAGCGGGGTAGGAGACAGTGTCAGGCGGGCAGTTTGACTGGGGCGGTCGCCTCCTAAAGAGTAACGGAGGCGCCCAAAGGTTCCCTCAGAATGGTTGGACATCATTCGTAGAGTGCAAAGGCATAAGGGAGCTTGACTGCGAGACCTACAAGTCGAGCAGGGTCGAAAGACGGGCTTAGTGATCCGGTGGTTCCGCATGGAAGGGCCATCGCTCAACGGATAAAAGCTACCCCGGGGATAACAGGCTTATCTCTCCCAAGAGTTCACATCGACGGGGAGGTTTGGCACCTCGATGTCGGCTCATCGCATCCTGGGGCTGTAGTCGGTCCCAAGGGTTGGGCTGTTCGCCCATTAAAGCGGTACGCGAGCTGGGTTCAGAACGTCGTGAGACAGTTCGGTCCCTATCCGTCGCGGGCGCAGGAAATTTGAGAGGAGCTGTCCTTAGTACGAGAGGACCGGGATGGACATACCGCTGGTGTACCAGTTGTCTTGCCAAAGGCATAGCTGGGTAGCTACGTATGGACGGGATAAATGCTGAAAGCATCTAAGCATGAAGCCCCCCTCAAGATGAGATTTCCCATTACGCAAGTAAGTAAAATCCCTCAAAGATGATGAGGTTGATAGGTCCGAGGTGGAAGCATGGCGACATGTGCAGCTGACGGATACTAATCGATTGAGGACTTATCCTTAAATACATTGCAGTTTGTTGTATTCAATGTTTTGTTTATCCAGTTTTGAGTGAACAAGCTCAATAGTTTGGTGGCGATAGCGAAGAGGTCACACCCGTTCCCATACCGAACACGGAAGTTAAGCTCTTCAGCGCCGATGGTAGTTGGGGTTAGCCCCTGCAAGAGTAGGACGTTGCCAAGCACTAAAAGAGTCATTACCTTATGGTAGTGGCTCTTTTTGTTGTTCCATGAATTCAAGTGCTATATTTACATTTCCCTCAATTTATAACTTAACTAGGCGTGTCTTGATTATCAATAGTTAACGAAATTCAGCTTTAAACAAAGTAAAAAGTGCTTAACGCCCATAGATGTTTATTTATTAACGATACAATCTTTTCACCCCTCCTTCTTTTGATAATTTCTCTATAAACCTTCATGACTTGAGATGATAAAGGGTATATTAAAAGAAGAGGTGAAGCGATGAAAACTGTCAAACGCGTAATCAGTCGTTTCTTCAAAGAACGATTTTTTGATCAAGCCGCGCAAACTGCTTACTATTTATTACTATCGATGTTACCATTTCTTATCTTTCTATTTTCCTTACTTAGTTTCTTTACAGTTAACGAAGAAGTATTGTTAAATTTTCTAGAACCCTTTACCCCTGTTGAAGCTTTCCTGTTAATTGAAAAAAACTTACATGTAATTTTGAATAAAAACCAAGGAAATGTTGTTTATATGAGCTTGGCAGGAGCGTTCTGGTTGTCGTCTATGGCGGTACAATCACTTGCACGCTCGTTAGACTTAGCAAATGGACATAAGCGCCAGTACCCCTTTTGGCAAGTACTCATACGAGATCTAGGCATAACCTTATTGTTTATGCTTGTCATCCCATTGTCTTTATTTTTACCGATAATTGATGAGGCGTTACATCGAATGATGACGCATGCTGATTCAGTGCATGCATGGCATAGCTGGTTATATATTCGCCCCGCGATTCGATGGGGGATGGGCTCGTTGTTTTTGTTAGCTTTTTTTCTACTGTTTTATAAGATTGTCCCGACTGGTAAAATGGCAATCAAAACCGTGTTACCGGGGGCTTTATTTACAACAATCGGTTGGCAGTTGTTTTCGCTATCATTTGGCAAATATGTATCAAATGTTGACTATACCCTCTTGTATGGACAATTGTCTGGTATCATTTTACTTGTACTTTGGTTTTATTCAACAGCTATAATTATTTTATTGTCTGGATTGTTAAATGCTGAATTTCGAAGATCTTCTAGGAAAAGGAGAAGGTAAATATGTTAAAAATATTAGTCGTTGATGACGATCCCAATATTTTGGAGCTTGTAAGTATTCAATTAACCCAAGCGGGATATGCCGTTCAAAAAGCGTCAAATGGATTTGAAGCACTTGAAATCATTGAGATGGATTATCCTGATTTAGTTGTTGTAGACGTAATGATGCCTGGCATGGACGGTTATACATTGACCCGAAAAATTCGTTCGACGACAGATATTCCCGTTTTATTGTTAA
This window of the Sporosarcina pasteurii genome carries:
- a CDS encoding YihY/virulence factor BrkB family protein is translated as MKTVKRVISRFFKERFFDQAAQTAYYLLLSMLPFLIFLFSLLSFFTVNEEVLLNFLEPFTPVEAFLLIEKNLHVILNKNQGNVVYMSLAGAFWLSSMAVQSLARSLDLANGHKRQYPFWQVLIRDLGITLLFMLVIPLSLFLPIIDEALHRMMTHADSVHAWHSWLYIRPAIRWGMGSLFLLAFFLLFYKIVPTGKMAIKTVLPGALFTTIGWQLFSLSFGKYVSNVDYTLLYGQLSGIILLVLWFYSTAIIILLSGLLNAEFRRSSRKRRR